The genomic region CCCGCAGCCCAAGTCCGACTTTGCAAAACTTAGTATGAGGAGAACCGATGAAAACCCAGTCAAGCATTCTCACCGCACTCTTCTGTGCGATCAGCCTGGGGAGCAGTTCCGTTTTTTCACAGGACGTCACCGTCGTCGAGTCAAGCTCGGAAGCGGCGGATGGTCTGGATTTGCAAGCCGTGGCCGAGCTGTTCAAAGAGGCGAAGGATTTGGAAGAGTTTGAGAAGTCGCTCAACGACACGGCGACGGGCGTGAATAATCTCGATCTCGACGACAACGGCGAGGTCGATTTCATCCGCGTGATGGAAGAAGCCTCGGACGACGCGCGCGTCATCGTTCTGCAAGTGACGCTCGCTGAAAACGAATTTCAGGACGTCGCCACCATCGAGGTGGAAAAAAACGGCGAGGAAGATTACAACATGCAGATCCGCGGCAACGAAGCAATCTACGGCCCCGATTACTACATCTCACCCGTCGAAGTTCACATTCACCCGTGGCCGATCTTCGGCTGGCTGTATCGCCCGGTCTATCATCCGTATCGCTCCGCTTTTTATTTCGGCTTTTATCCGAACTGGTGGCATCCGTGGCGCGTGGTGCATGTCAATGTTTATCGCACGCGCACGGTGAGATTCACGACACGAGCAACATTTCACGTCACGCACACCACTCGCGTGACGCGGGTTACGAAAGTCAACTATCACGCCCATTCCTCGACGCTGGTGAAAAAGCAAACGCACGTTTCGCGCGGTGGCGACGAGAGAACGACCACGGTTAAAGCCGGCAAAGTCGAAGTGCACAATCCCAAAACCGGCAAAGAGACGACGGTCAAAGGTGTGAAGAAAACCACGAAGACCGAGCAGGGCAAGAAGACAACGGTGAAAGCGAAGAAGACGACGCACCACGACAAGCCGAAGAATTAAGCTTAAAACGTAACGCGTAATTTTAAAGGTGGACTCGCAGCTCAAAATCAAATTCTATTCTGCGAGTCCGGCTTTTTTTTAAATCTACGAAAGGATGATTATGAAACCGCCAATGCTATTGCTGTTCGCTGCTACACTTCTCTCCCTCGCAGGTTGCAAATCCAAAGACAGCGTCACCGATCCGACTCCCTCCGGCTATGTTGTCGGCAAGAATCGCTTTACGACGCCAGTTGATGGCGATACGAGAGAGTATTATGTTCATGTGCCGGCGAAGTACAATGCCAGCACGGCGACGCCGGTGGTCTTCATGCTCCACGGCACCAGCGGCGACGGCGAAAAATTCTATGACATCTCCGGCTGGAAGGAAGTCGGGGAGGCCGAGAATATTCTCACCGTCTATCCCTCGTCGTGGCGATATTGCATCATCGACGAAGGCGTGCAAAAGACGACGACGAAATGGAATTCGCAGCCGGCCGAGTGGCAACCCTGCGCCGGCGAGACGCTGCGAAATGACGTGAAGTTTCTCTCCACCATCATTTCAGAGTTGCAGGCCAAATTCAACGTCGATAGGAAACGCATCTACCTTGTCG from Cytophagia bacterium CHB2 harbors:
- a CDS encoding alpha/beta hydrolase; this translates as MIMKPPMLLLFAATLLSLAGCKSKDSVTDPTPSGYVVGKNRFTTPVDGDTREYYVHVPAKYNASTATPVVFMLHGTSGDGEKFYDISGWKEVGEAENILTVYPSSWRYCIIDEGVQKTTTKWNSQPAEWQPCAGETLRNDVKFLSTIISELQAKFNVDRKRIYLVGFSNGGQMAAKCTIEMSDKFAAIVESGGSFYADTTWVPLRKMPITFQIGNEDYGPGNTGPAIPLSTLDTLLSTPGLPPAFSRFSKIANVHVRSFELNPNFTISGDTNTVSIATYTALAPNPNNSFRFALIKGLAHAYPNGTNHWLEAAEVNWAWMKNYALP